In a genomic window of bacterium:
- a CDS encoding glycosyltransferase family 2 protein — protein MNDSVFLSIIIPAYNESARIRQTIEKIIAYLATKSYSSEVIVVDDGSSDGTQSVIHPFIQEYKTLKFIRYTPNRGKGYAVKTGMLEAKGKYCLFSDADLSTPIEELDRFLQIMESENCHIVIGSRGLPTSQVLKHQPWFRERMGKIFNWFVQKLVFPGIKDTQCGFKLFRAEVIQPLFSRQTINRFSFDVELLYLARRLGYKIVEEPVRWVNSPATKVNPITDATRMLFDLFRIRWKHRTLKAN, from the coding sequence ATGAACGATTCAGTTTTTTTATCTATTATCATTCCGGCATACAATGAATCCGCCAGAATTAGGCAGACCATAGAAAAAATTATTGCTTATCTAGCGACGAAATCCTATTCTTCAGAAGTAATTGTGGTTGATGATGGCAGTTCAGACGGTACCCAATCCGTTATCCATCCTTTTATTCAGGAATACAAAACACTCAAATTCATTCGATATACACCGAATCGCGGGAAAGGTTATGCAGTCAAAACCGGCATGCTCGAAGCGAAAGGAAAATATTGTCTTTTTTCCGATGCGGATTTATCTACACCGATTGAAGAGCTGGATAGATTTCTCCAGATTATGGAATCGGAAAACTGTCATATTGTCATTGGTTCCCGTGGTCTACCTACATCTCAGGTATTGAAACATCAGCCATGGTTTCGTGAACGAATGGGGAAAATTTTCAATTGGTTCGTACAAAAGTTAGTATTCCCAGGAATCAAAGATACACAGTGCGGGTTTAAGTTATTTCGTGCTGAAGTTATTCAACCACTTTTCTCTAGACAAACTATTAACCGATTCAGCTTCGATGTCGAACTATTGTATCTCGCACGAAGGTTAGGATATAAAATCGTTGAAGAACCAGTCCGGTGGGTCAATTCTCCAGCAACTAAAGTTAATCCGATTACCGATGCAACTCGAATGCTGTTCGATTTATTTCGTATCCGATGGAAACATCGGACATTAAAAGCTAATTGA
- a CDS encoding TraR/DksA family transcriptional regulator, which translates to MATKAEKGLKYSKRDRKKIPRKELQMFYDRLIAERERILQGLNAGYGEIASSELPDWVDLASASHERELSIILNGNNEEALDRIDEALRLIEEGTFGICQECKKPISKERLAVVPFARYCVSCQEKKERSG; encoded by the coding sequence ATGGCAACTAAAGCTGAAAAAGGGTTGAAATATTCAAAACGAGACCGAAAAAAAATCCCACGGAAAGAACTCCAGATGTTTTATGACCGATTAATTGCTGAACGCGAGCGAATTCTACAAGGACTCAATGCGGGATATGGTGAAATTGCTTCGTCAGAACTTCCTGATTGGGTAGATTTAGCTTCTGCGTCTCACGAACGAGAACTATCTATTATTCTTAATGGAAATAATGAAGAAGCCCTCGACCGAATTGATGAAGCATTACGTTTGATTGAAGAAGGGACTTTTGGAATTTGTCAAGAATGTAAAAAACCAATTAGTAAAGAACGGTTGGCTGTAGTCCCGTTTGCACGATATTGTGTTTCCTGCCAAGAGAAAAAAGAACGCTCCGGATAA
- the speB gene encoding agmatinase, which translates to MDKKKKTTTLSQHLYRPEPNFLGLPKEYTRFESASVVILPIPYEATTSYRSGTKFGPQAILDASRYVETYDDELDCEVYHVGIHTLPELDSNLDTVEKNINRIEQAARELIQQNKFLVSLGGEHSITLGLVRAFKRKYPKLTVVQLDAHADLRPQFEGTKFSHACVMRQIRNLGIPTVGLGIRSYSQEEAVYIKKQRNRCIYSARDLKQNPELFSEIIAALSSPIYVTIDVDVFDPAYVPGTGTPEPDGLDWETITGFLRQLTNSVDIIGFDVVELSPIGGQVTSEFLVAKLIYKFISYIFAK; encoded by the coding sequence ATGGATAAAAAAAAGAAAACGACTACATTATCCCAGCATTTATATCGGCCAGAACCAAACTTTTTAGGGTTACCAAAAGAATATACCCGGTTCGAATCAGCATCGGTTGTTATTCTCCCTATACCGTATGAAGCAACAACTTCGTATCGTAGCGGGACTAAATTTGGACCGCAAGCAATACTCGATGCTTCACGATATGTTGAAACTTATGACGACGAACTGGATTGCGAAGTATATCACGTCGGAATTCATACCTTACCAGAACTAGACTCGAATCTAGATACAGTTGAAAAAAATATTAACCGAATTGAACAAGCAGCTCGTGAACTTATCCAGCAGAACAAATTTTTGGTTAGTCTCGGCGGTGAACATTCGATTACGTTAGGATTAGTTCGCGCATTCAAGCGGAAATATCCGAAGTTAACTGTTGTGCAACTTGATGCGCATGCGGATCTCCGCCCTCAGTTTGAAGGAACGAAATTTAGCCACGCTTGTGTAATGCGACAGATCCGGAATTTAGGAATACCAACCGTCGGGCTTGGAATTCGAAGTTATAGTCAAGAAGAAGCAGTATATATCAAAAAGCAACGGAATCGATGTATTTATTCTGCTCGTGACCTGAAACAGAACCCAGAATTATTTTCAGAGATTATCGCAGCTTTATCCAGTCCGATTTATGTTACGATAGATGTAGATGTATTTGACCCGGCGTATGTCCCTGGCACGGGTACCCCTGAACCTGATGGGTTAGATTGGGAAACCATAACCGGATTTTTACGGCAATTAACGAATTCAGTTGACATCATCGGGTTTGATGTAGTAGAATTATCTCCTATAGGAGGGCAGGTAACTTCAGAATTTTTAGTCGCAAAACTTATCTATAAGTTTATCAGTTATATTTTTGCAAAATAA
- a CDS encoding ATP-binding protein, which translates to MSDGLNSYSSPTLLSYISGLFSSLEPTRVYHSTVVLGAQLLAADAALLFALNPSEPTKPIGSLLSATDTPEGFIETVTATPSATGSAINQSAVAKLVQGFRVHVVSDVLDTATAATGFDRQIYLDYGFRSFVVVPILGKSELLVCLVLYYSTVKTLTKPELSAIATFAREAGIAIENARNYAAVSAAANKPSATARKKDILNINTLPADEIVQHLKQFESLANIGMLAASVSHEVNNSIDGIKNYLYLISSETAADHPHKEYLKLVNAELERTGKIIRQLLDLYKPTKAPYQEVNINELIEQTLLLLGKPLREKKYTVTLDLSPSLPAVKGSPDQLKQVLLNLCFNALQAMPNGGELKLSTRIDPNIPSRIQLSVIDTGSGIPEDKLPHIFEPFYTTKPGGTGLGLTVCKQIIQEHQGEIIVESKLHTGTTFHVYIPIWQPADKLDIPIFTDSASGADNLPILPSNAKENSRL; encoded by the coding sequence ATGTCGGATGGATTAAATTCATATTCCAGTCCAACGTTGTTAAGTTATATTTCCGGATTGTTTAGTAGTTTAGAACCAACCCGGGTATATCATTCAACGGTTGTATTAGGAGCGCAGTTACTAGCCGCTGATGCAGCGCTATTGTTCGCGCTAAATCCATCCGAACCAACGAAACCGATAGGGTCTCTCTTATCCGCAACCGATACTCCGGAAGGGTTCATCGAAACGGTTACCGCCACTCCTTCTGCTACCGGTAGCGCAATCAATCAGAGTGCGGTTGCAAAGTTAGTACAAGGATTTCGAGTTCATGTCGTTTCCGATGTTTTAGATACGGCAACTGCGGCGACCGGATTTGATAGGCAAATCTATCTCGATTATGGATTTCGGTCATTTGTCGTTGTGCCGATTCTCGGTAAAAGTGAACTGCTGGTATGTCTCGTACTTTATTATTCAACGGTGAAAACGTTGACGAAACCAGAATTATCCGCTATTGCAACGTTTGCTCGGGAAGCGGGAATCGCTATTGAAAATGCGCGAAATTATGCTGCGGTATCAGCGGCAGCAAATAAACCGAGCGCTACCGCTAGAAAAAAAGATATCCTTAACATCAATACATTACCTGCAGATGAAATCGTCCAGCATTTAAAACAATTTGAATCGTTAGCTAATATCGGAATGCTTGCGGCATCGGTTTCACACGAAGTCAATAATAGTATTGACGGAATAAAGAATTATCTCTATTTGATTTCATCGGAGACCGCAGCTGATCATCCGCATAAAGAATATCTGAAACTCGTAAACGCTGAACTAGAACGAACCGGCAAAATTATTCGGCAACTCCTCGACCTCTATAAACCTACAAAAGCGCCTTATCAGGAAGTAAATATTAACGAACTCATTGAGCAGACTCTCCTATTACTGGGGAAACCTCTCCGAGAAAAGAAATATACGGTTACACTCGATTTATCGCCATCATTACCAGCGGTTAAGGGAAGTCCAGACCAATTGAAACAGGTGCTATTGAATCTTTGCTTTAACGCACTGCAAGCAATGCCGAATGGTGGAGAGTTGAAACTCTCGACACGAATTGACCCGAATATACCGAGCCGAATCCAACTTTCTGTTATAGACACTGGCAGTGGAATTCCGGAAGATAAATTACCGCATATATTCGAACCATTTTATACCACGAAACCAGGCGGAACCGGACTCGGGTTAACGGTCTGCAAACAGATTATTCAAGAGCATCAAGGGGAAATCATCGTTGAATCGAAATTACATACCGGTACTACATTTCATGTTTATATTCCCATCTGGCAACCAGCGGATAAATTAGACATCCCAATATTTACTGATTCCGCATCGGGGGCAGATAATCTACCCATTTTGCCATCGAATGCAAAGGAGAATTCAAGATTGTGA
- a CDS encoding acyl--CoA ligase produces MIKLDEQLAYHAQNSPERTAIIYHQERITFRQLQREVNKFANWLVAMGVNKGDPVAVLCGKIPQLVTVFLGTVKVGGIFTPLNYKFTIPEMKQMLQIAPPKVIIGNYHYVYEYFALLEQLVPKKRIVIIEPPESTPVQLGESWNRIIASFPDTNFKTDVSTKDTIYLNFTSGTTGFPKAAATNQNNLYWNTLASIETLQLTPNDIHLCMFPSYGHPHELFCRALFLGGTFVLQDYISPKSIAESMSRHKVTALMAPPTFMEMLVPTLENNEYDLRMLRIMEAGGMHTVDGLAYRIEHAIQNSDSVRKKTCYFLPVWGSTETSGIALAVRTSIDRPSGSMGQPCNYYEVKVVDEQGKECPPGEIGEMYIRGPAVVSGYYRNPEETTRAFSDGWYRTGDLVRKDSDGYYYFVSRRAGLMKVAGMKVYPLEIDNVLSQHPKIKEAVCVSGHDKIRGEVPLAIIVPRDGETITPDEIKHFCRNYLADYKIPRQFEFWHELPKTASGKLNLQAIKEKVKSTRK; encoded by the coding sequence ATGATTAAACTAGACGAACAATTAGCTTACCATGCGCAAAATTCTCCCGAACGAACCGCGATTATTTATCATCAGGAGCGAATCACGTTTCGGCAGCTCCAGCGAGAGGTAAATAAATTCGCTAACTGGTTGGTTGCAATGGGAGTTAACAAGGGCGACCCTGTTGCGGTTCTTTGTGGCAAAATTCCGCAGTTGGTAACCGTTTTCCTCGGCACTGTTAAAGTCGGTGGTATTTTTACTCCATTAAATTATAAATTTACCATTCCGGAAATGAAACAAATGCTGCAGATTGCTCCTCCGAAAGTTATTATTGGCAATTATCACTATGTCTATGAATATTTTGCACTGTTAGAACAGTTGGTGCCGAAAAAGCGGATTGTGATTATTGAACCGCCAGAATCAACTCCAGTACAACTTGGTGAATCATGGAACAGGATCATTGCTTCTTTTCCCGATACAAATTTTAAAACTGATGTTTCTACCAAAGATACAATCTATTTAAATTTTACCTCTGGAACTACCGGTTTTCCAAAAGCTGCGGCGACAAACCAGAATAATCTGTATTGGAATACGCTCGCGTCAATTGAAACATTACAATTAACTCCGAACGATATCCATCTGTGTATGTTTCCATCCTATGGTCATCCACACGAGTTATTCTGTCGGGCACTATTTTTAGGTGGAACATTCGTTTTACAGGATTATATCTCCCCGAAATCAATTGCAGAATCAATGAGTCGGCATAAAGTTACGGCTTTAATGGCACCGCCAACGTTTATGGAAATGCTGGTTCCTACTCTAGAAAATAACGAATATGATTTGCGTATGCTTCGGATTATGGAAGCTGGCGGGATGCATACCGTTGATGGATTAGCATATCGTATCGAACATGCTATCCAAAATTCTGATAGTGTTCGCAAGAAAACCTGCTATTTCCTTCCTGTGTGGGGAAGCACTGAAACCTCCGGTATCGCGTTAGCTGTTCGTACTTCCATTGACCGCCCGTCAGGTTCTATGGGTCAACCGTGTAACTACTATGAAGTTAAGGTGGTTGATGAACAGGGGAAAGAATGTCCGCCAGGAGAAATCGGAGAAATGTATATCCGGGGTCCTGCGGTAGTTTCAGGTTATTATAGAAATCCAGAAGAAACAACTCGTGCATTTAGCGACGGTTGGTATCGTACTGGAGATTTAGTTCGGAAAGATTCGGATGGATATTATTATTTTGTTTCCCGTCGTGCAGGGTTAATGAAAGTTGCAGGAATGAAAGTATATCCGCTCGAAATAGACAATGTGTTATCCCAGCATCCGAAAATTAAAGAAGCGGTTTGTGTCTCCGGTCATGATAAAATCCGCGGTGAGGTTCCGTTAGCAATCATAGTCCCGCGTGATGGCGAAACCATCACTCCGGACGAAATTAAACACTTCTGCCGGAACTATTTAGCTGATTATAAAATTCCGCGCCAGTTTGAGTTCTGGCACGAACTACCGAAAACCGCTAGTGGGAAACTCAATTTACAAGCGATAAAAGAGAAAGTCAAATCTACCAGAAAATAA